AGGCTAAAAGTGAACGCGATTTCAGCGTGCTACTGTGCGCGCGTGTGTTTTGTCATGTTTCTTGTGCCATTCAAACTCGCGCATTCTGGAGATCATTGACCAAACGTTTTGCAAGAAGATGCCAAATAGACAAGACGGATGCTTTGACATTGGTCTGTGTGGACAGCTCTGCATACAGGATTTTtaccaaatttttttttaaactgccaTATCTTTTAGAtagttgtatattttatatgaatagtTGATCTGTGTATTTCTCGGTTATATAGAAGTATACCTATGCTGATCTTATATTCGTCACTGGTTTAGGTGAGCttttacagaaaagaaaaaaacaaaaaaaatcagacacacTTTACCGTGCGCAGGAGCTTGATAatgttttttagatttttttagacTACGGATAAATTGTCGTGCAATGAACGCCTTTCATGGCCATTCAGTATAGCTGTTATTTCTTCACCATCTCTAGCAGGACTACAATGCTGACTTTACCGTTTGAAGAGCCGGTGATGATGGACACTCAGTTCGTGGCAAACTTTCCGCGGGACTGCGTGGGTGAAGCGAAAGTCAAACACGACCCCTTCAAAAAAGAAGAACCGCTCTCGCACACGGACCTTAAGGTGATGGACGACGACGAGTCGGAGAAGGACGAGGACGAGCGGGACGAGGGCCCAGATGAGCACGACGCGCCACGACGACGAGGCCCACGCAAAAAGAAGCTGACCAAACAGCGGTTCGACCGCGTGAAGATGCGGCGCCTGGAGGCCAACGCGCGAGAGAGGAACCGCATGCACGGCCTCAACAACGCACTGGACAGCTTGCGCAAAGTGGTACCGTGCTACTCAAAAACGCAGAAACTGTCCAAGATCGAGACACTGCGTCTAGCCAAGAACTACATCTGGGCCCTATCGGAGATCCTCAGCACTGGTAAGAGGCCTGACCTCTTAAGCTTCGTACAGACGTTGTGCAAGGGCCTTTCCCAGCCCACTACCAACCTAGTGGCAGGATGCTTGCAGCTCAATGCCCGCAGCTTCATCGCCGATCACGGCGCCGAGGCGTCCTTCTCAGCCAGATCGCCGTACGACGCCGTGTATCCGGCCTACCACGACGACCTGGCAACTACCGGGCACGGCGGAAGTGGCGGTAGTGGCGCAGCGGACGGTGTTAAACCCTTCAGGCCGTACGGCTACTGTGGCGCCTACGAATCATTCTACGAGTCGGCGTCTCCTGAGTGCGCGAGCCCGCAGTTTGACGGACCGCTTAGCCCGCCGCTGAACTTCAACGGGATTTTCTCGCTCAAACACGAGGAGCCGGGTGACTATGGGAAGAGCTGCCATTACGGCATGCGCTACTGCGCTGTGCCCGGCCGCTCTTCCCTTAGCCAGAGCGCGGTAGCGCGCGCCTCCTCCGACCTGCACTTCCCTTATGACCTCCACCTGCGCGGCCAGTTCTACCCTGCACAAGACGAACTAAATGCCACTTTTCATAATTAGAGCGGGAAAGGCAAAGTTGTCCTCCCTTCccttttccttcccttcccttttcGGGGTAATTACTGAAAACAACGAACTTAAGCCCACAACATGTATTATTTACGTCGCGCTCCATTAGGAGCTTTTTGGTTGTAGGCCAACTGATGTTTTATGTATTCGAGTTAACTTGATGGAGTGACTTGCTTAGGGCGGACATTTTGGCGTGGAATGTCCTTGAAAAACAGAACCATAAATGATGTTCttgtttagtttaatttaatatcatcatttaaaaaaaaatcaacaaaaaacagaaacaatatCATGATGCTGATAAAAATCGGACACGTTGGATATGATCATTATAACGAGTCTCTATGTAGGCctactgtgtttttttcccacttgAGTATCCTGCAATATTTCTCCACTTTTCATTATGTTCATGAAAATTTACAGCAGTAAGTTAGAAAAAAACGTCCCATGCAAGCAAAACATCAAATACAAAGCAAGGCTCTTAATTTTGCAAGtttggaataaaaaaacaaacaagagcaATAAATGCAAAGGCATCTATGCAACACACGGCCTTTTTCAAGACAAAACCAATGATAACGTCACCAGGCCCTGCATTTCTCCAGTTAAATAGCCTGATGTCAAAGCATCCAGATCATCGGTACGTCTTTTAGTAATATCAGTTGACAAGTGGGATACTGCTGACAATTTCGTTTATGTATGTacatctatttatttacattccGCAGTTAATTTTACTGATCTTAATGCTACAAGGAAAAAAGATGCCATTTTCAGTGTCCGTTGTTTGTTTCCTGTTTGACACGTGAAATGTGTGAACGATTGAATGTCTGGATTGATTAGTTGGCGTATAGCCTATTCCATATCTTCAAAGAACTAAGAAGTAAAGaacttatataaaatatatacagaaatatatatatatatatatcccttaAAAGTAACAAGTTGACAAAGCTTATTAAGGTCTTATTTATGGTCTTAATTATGGtcttaatttttgtttttgtgtttgaccGTGACAATTTGGGACGTGGACAATCTAATTTATAGCAGGTGTTGTAGCTATAACAAGTTCACACCTCTTTAGAGTTTTCTACAGGCCTGTCGAAATAGTGCGCACAGAAAGTAACAAGCGTtgtgtttaataaattaatgacaTTCAATTAATGGACAATGGAAACTTTCCAGCTTGTTAATGTAAGTTAATTATGCAACAGTTTGTTCGATATTTCTTCTGTTTGTATCTTTTTTATAATGTACAGTCAGTTCATGATATGATGTTGGAGATATTGCGCACAGGCTCGAAACAATCACCTTACAAATTTATTCAAATTTATTCgcaattttttgtttattgaagcatgtaaaatgttttgattgAAAGGTTTGTGTCATGTATAGCGAACTCATGTCATGGGAATTCCTTGCCTTAATGATTATAGTTGCCCATCAGTTATGCAATGTAATGGATGTTTTCAGTGGTGAAATCTTGTACATCTTTCTCACAACACTGCGACGAGAGGTTTCGTGCAAACGCCTAGGAGTGCACTGAAACTGTTCTGTGCAAATTTGTACACTGCCACTGAGttgttttgtaaaaataaatacatttaaattgaaTATTGTTCGTAAATTCGTTTTCTATTGATGTAGATTATTATTCTCCACCTTCCATAGAGGCATGGAAGTAGAGGTCGcattaactaataataataataataataataataataataataataataataataataaccaacccgtttattattattattattattattattattattattattattatactcaatataattatatatcatttgtacctatatatattatataaatgatgTAGACCTATATATTATTTCGATAATTGAGGCatagtttatgtttattttcgACTAACCTTTACCTGATATAAAGCAAGTTGATATTATTACACTGGGGAGGTAACGTAAATAACCCATTACTAGAAAACTGAggaataaatagagaaaaaataatGTGTTGTGAATAATAAAGCAATAGTGTTTGATATCTGTCCATCAGAGGACAGTGTagggtttttcttttcaattcttttctctttttttgacCCCTGAGTTTGGCGCAGCAGCTGGAGCACAGCCACACAGAGGATGAGGTCCTTCCGCCAAACAGACAGGGTGCTGCTACAGGTTCCGCTAATCCAGAGAAATTAGTGCCACTGCATGCTAATTCGCCACATTTGGACAGGTTTCTGTCAAATAGTCCAATGCGCAAGGCTGGAGGCCCAAGAGCGGATGGCATGTTACGAGCAAATATAGACTGATACTTCGAGCATTTCTGAAATGTTTCGTTTAGGGTCAAAGTACTTTACGGGCAGTTTGTATTTAATAGGACATTTGCGAAAGCTTCAACGTGTATATATCATACTCACTGAGTCTAACTAGCCGAATTGGTAAATTGATGCGTTTCGGAAACCCAGGCTAATTAAAGTTTATCAACTGTTGGGATTTTTGTGGAAAATTTGCTGACAAATCAAGGTCATAAAcgaaatttaaaaaacaaacaaaactaggAACTACGAAATAATTGTTTTGAAAATtacatcaataaatatttaCGAAAATaatgcttataataataataataataataataataataataataataataataaaggtttgAAAGTAAGTCAATGTGGCAAAAATGATAGATCTAATTAAATGCAGCgatatttcttatatatttcgttcaaataaaacagaatgtaAACATTTTCAGAGCATGCGGTACAAGAGTATTATATCGGTGTTAAAGTCAGATCTGTTTTTTTGTCGGCTGAGGGAAATAAAATGAGGAAAAGGCccgtctctctgtgtgagtgacAATAGCGCGGCGCCTTCGTCTCCTGCTCATGAGCACAGCGGCAGATGGTGCGGGTTAGAGCTGAGATGTGGAGGTAGACTTGCACCCTTCACTGCGAGCTATATACACTGCGACGAAGAGTGACATGAAACGCTCACTAACCATACACTGCTCTTTCCAATTCAGCGAGACAAGCTATTCTTCTGCAGAATAAACCCAAACCAATTGCtcccgtatatatatatatatatatatatatatatatatatatatatatatatacacacacctgtaaatctaatatatatatatatatatatattagatttacaggtgtgtgtcacaaattaaaggaaaaacattaAGCGTCTTAGATGTTGGGTGTTGGGTCACCACAAGCTGCCAGAAAAGCTTCAACTTCATCTCCTTGTGATTTGAAATCAGCAAATTACAAGGAGATGAAGTTGAAGCTTTTCTGGTTTCAGTTAGGTTAAGCTGTAGTGACCGTCAAGGCCACTGCGTATGATTTACATAATTCCCATACTTATCAAACCCCTAAGTGAACCCTCATGCATGGTAAAGCTGGGAAATTTCAACCTGGAAGAGGCCACTGCCATCAGGAAATAAATTTTTCACCGTATGATAAAGTTATACAAACAGGGTTTGTAGCGATACTGGAAATCGGTGACCCACTGCTGTAAGGTGACAAATGGTTCCGAATGATCCCAGCAAATTGCTTCCCACAGAATAACAGAGCCACCACTATTTCTGTATTGTTTAACAGTTATTTCTGaccatttgaaataaaataccAGCACACAACTTTCTTGATATGATATGTCAtcagtttaaaatgtaattttgaaCAGCATTAATGATATGTGAGCAGTGTTAATGGTGTGATTGAACATATggtattgcagtgtgtgtgtgtgtgtgtgtgtgtgtgtgtgtgtgtggagggaggGATTGGGTGGCTGGTTGTAGGTGAGTTGCTTAGGTATCTGAATCATTTGTGCTGTTGCTCAGCGCTCATTGCTCATCCTTCATGTCCCTGTCATCTCAGCTTCTGCCTTTATCCTACATAAACTGCATTTTCTCATTGTATATGCATTACATAGATATTTACATGTAGCGCTGGTCAACAGAACATATTAAATGCTAACTTTCTTATCATTAATAGTAACATTTGAgcttttttctgggtttttttataGGCTCGGATACAGTATGCACATTCCAAAAAGGCTCCAGTGTGTTCACAATCACTACTAAAGGCTCACTCAGTAGCCCTGGGTAACAGACACCTGAGTGCCTGTGAGACAAGGCTCAGAATGAATAGCCTGTTAATAATAACGTCCGGGTAATTAAAAGTGAAAAATGTTGTGCTCGCGTGATGTTGATTTATCTGTGTGGGGCTATGGCCTTCTCttcacacctccacctccacttgGCTGAGAGAAAGCTGtcattctcattcactctctctctctctctctctctctctctcacacacacacacacacacacatacacacacactctttctcatcCTTTCTGTCATCGTTCCCAAAATTCTCCACAAGTCCCGGGTCGCAGATGGTGTGGGACACAGAATTTTCCCCATTAAATTCCTAATAATCTTTTTTGCAATGCTGGTGGCAGAGGGGGGTGAGGCAGAGGGATTTCTCATTTTAATTAGAAGGTTTAAGGAGCTAAGCCCCTTTGAAAAGCGTGTCCTCTGAGAGGTGGGTGCAGGTGATCCTCCAAACAGAAGTTGCAACCACATCGTCAGCCAGCAACTCGTTTACATATTAGATTGGTGTCAGGTTGGCACTCGTCCTGGTTGAAAGAACACCCCTATTTCTGAACTTGGCACATTCTCCCATTATCTTGGCATGGTGCAAGTGTTTTAGTATCAAGAGTTATGAGCTATCCAATGTATATCCTGACAAAGATCAATATGTACTTCATAACACAGAAGTGATTGGATTCTCACAACACATATTTGTTTatagatttattgatttattgtttAAACACCATACTGGGCCAATTTCATCTTTTTAATTTAAGGACACTTACAAGGAATCAAGTAAGTTATAAGCATTATAAAGTTGACCCACTATGATCCAATTAATCAGAACATTGATCTCATCAGCCCACAGGGCTCTTAATGTGAATTTAAAAGCCTGATATTAAATATGTAAGACCTATTCCCATTTGGACAAATTACATGAAGTTTGTCTGCACTAGACAACGGCTAATCAGAAGCACATTTAATGGCCATTTAAAAAGGAAATCGGACAAAAAGGTCATTTGTATTCCACGTTTAAAccaaatgggggaaaaaatgactgGAGGCTTCTTATAAATATCTCGTGCACGAAAAGATCTGCCGTGAGATTTCTTGATTTCAGTGTGCAGTAGGGTCCAGCCATTACTGAAACACATGTCTGACCCGAGGTCTTTGGCTCAATACCCTGGAAGTGGTCCAGACAATTCAGCTACTGTGAAGTTCAGAGAAGCATTTAACCTTGTCAGATCAACAGTTTATCAAATATCAGGAGCATGCCAAAGACCTCTAACTGCATCCAAAACGTGATGGCTATAATGTATAGGACTCATAACCAGTAAGATGCATGTGCAGAATTGCTTTATTTGTGACTGTCCAGGACACCTGGTCAAAATGCAGCCAGCTGGGGTTATCAAAAGCAAATCTATAATATTTAAAGaggaacagaaaaacaaacatattaaatatttagaaCATGGGAAAAAGTCAGGCAAGGAAACTAGGCATACAGCCAGGCAGCACAGGTATAAACCAGCAAGACTGCAAAATACTACAGGCAACAGgggtgtatatatgtgtgtgtgttaatgagcacTTGAACTGAGAACGAGTGCAGGTAATAAGGAGAGACAATGTCAGGGCCGAGTCAGAGAAGGAGGGAACCAATCAGGAGCTGAGGATTCACTGTTGGGTCTCTGTGGGGCGAGACTCTTTGGCAATGGCATTTGAATTTTACTTTCACTGTCAACACCTTAGAAAGACATTGTGAAAATTTCTCATTCACCTGGTGAATCACTGCTCACATGAGTACTAATTTGTTAAAACCTCTAATTGTGTTAAACTGTGAATAGAAAGAAAATGCTGTCAGATTTTAACCACCTATATGATGGTTAAGTAAAGGTATTAATTAATATCTGATTTACAATAAAACAGAAAGGTTAGGCAGGAAGTGAAGGGTCAGAGCTACAAAATATTCTGGTTTTCTAAAGTAAATGAACATTGTGTCTGTGCTCAGTACTTCCtgtattatgaaataaaataatgcggCATTAAACCGACCTGTGTGTTATGGTCAGAAGTAAATAGAGAAGGTAAATAGTTTGGGTGTCAATGTGTTGTCTATCGATTTAAAGGGAGAATTATTAATATAGGTTTTTCATATGTTAAGAAGATGTTCTACAAAAATGATGTTCTTAATGATGATAGGTAATATGTAATAATTAAACCAAAGTGAAACTCTGAGGTTTTAATACTGACCAAAATAttaatgtggaaaaataaaagaattgtgtgtgtgtgtgtgatgaaggggGGTGAGTCTGAGAGTGAAGAGGCACAGACACAAGGACCAAATGGTCTCTTGGCATCAAACTGAAAGCTGTAAATTTTTGTCACAGTATACAGTGCAGACAATTTCTAAATGCTAAGCCCGTGTTCATGGCTGATGTAACTCCATTGTGTGCAAAACTAAAGCATTTTCTACATAGAAATGTTTACCAGTATAACAGTATATCATTAGGGCTGTGATGATGTATATACTTCATGAATTGATTATGGTTAATTGGtgcaataatttttttcccacttttGTCTGCATGAATATTCTTATGTGAACTAAAATGAGCCTGTGAGTCAATTGCCACAAATTAATTTCAAATAGTGAATGATATATCAAagaaaaaatgtgaataaaaaaaggGTTTTGCAGATAATTATACAGTAtcctatattattattattattattattattattattattattattattattattattattattattattattattattattatattttatttcatttttctacGAATGTTCCCAGGTTTAGATGACTCTCACTTACTAATTGGCTGTATTGTAGTAGTTATGTGTTCACATATGTGGCATgttttctgcatgtgtgtgtgtattttcagggAGGAGAATAAGAAGGAGGTGGCATCACTGAATTATAATGTCTGAATCCCCCTGCATCAACAACAGCAGGGGAAATGTTCATGCTTTAAAGGAATTCAGCCAGTTCCACAGTCCAACATCTGTTAAGgaataccacaacaaaaaaaatccaatgaAACTGCATTATTCCAAATTCATCCTTCTCTGAATAGAATTCCCTTTGAACttctttaatattatttaaaggcACTATATGATTATTGAAAAAGATGTTACCTGTATAACCAATAGACCTCATCTTTGTTACGAAGTAGCTTTTCTTCTCACATCTACCCTCTCTGCTGGGAATTTATTTTCCTGGATGTTATTAGTAGGCATTGCAGAGAATGCTGTTCTCTAGTCACTGGACCGGATGGTTTTTCGTAGGTGTTTACTAAGCAGACTGGCTGAACTTTGCAGGTTTTATGTTGTAGTAAAAGTGGTTGAAGACAGAAGTGGGAGTGGTTTTTCTTCTTGGGCCCACTCCAAAAAAGTGTCATGGTCGAATGTCTATCACCAGCTGGAGCCACAGCCCAACCCCTCAGTCTCTGTAGTGTCAGACGCCAcctggagaggaggagaagagagagagtgatacacacacacacacacacacacacagacataatggTAGTGGCCACAGTAAAGGTTCAAACAACATGATTTCAGCTCTTGTTGGTTAGTCTTTGCCCTTTTACATCGAGCTATTCCACAATGCTAATAAACAGACCTTCATGTTGTTCTGTTCTCAAATACAAGTGAGCTGAACATATTTCATGCTTCCCATGTCAAAATAATTTCTGCCAAATGTGAACATTTCTCAATTTCAGTTTGTCATACAAgtaaaaatcaaatgaaaatgatcaaattGCAGAATTGAGCTGTAAGCTGCTTTCCAGAGCTCAAGTGCATTCATTTGTCTTTTAACAACAATTTTTAGATTCTATCAAAGCCCTAAAAAAGTGTGAGAGGGTTATGAAAATTGTGAGCAATAAACAGGCAGGCAGGTGTTGATGATGCAAATGAAACAGATGACAGATGGTTAGCGGCTCCATCACTCACTGTGCGGATAATGGATAGAGGTAATCAAATTCCTCTGTGAATTTGGGACTTTCTTCAGAACTTTCCCCATACCACCATCAAACACTCTCTGCATGGTACCAGTAGAACGATGCACAGCGTGGTCTGGATTCTGTAAGGCTACGCCATGTTTTGCTTTGAATTACTGGGGATGTGCCACCTTCAAAGGAGCCTTCAAGTTCCTCAAACCCTGTGGCATTTTACTTTTCAAATCACAGTGGATGATAAGTTAAAACGTTGGTGCTGATGTTGCTGTCGGGTCTCAACCCCTTTGACAAGTTAGAAGAAATGATAATTGGGCCATATTGCTCtaagcaaaacattttaaattcaaTTCCATTCATCAAGGGGGGGAAAAACCTTGCATAGCCATGcacatacaaacaaatgaacacagaacacaaaataaaatgaaaggttttatattaaaactcTGCTGTAATTTTCTGAATTAATAATGTAACCTATTTTTTCAACACAAAAACTGCGTGGGCTTAAAGATAAAAACCCACACAATGAATGCAATTCCTATATAGAAAATGCCTAAATAGTGATAGTGGAAGCCCTTTTTTGTATGaggtttcatcagttttataTTGTCTTCCTTCGGTTTCATCACAGGGAGCCTTCAGCCCTGGGGTACACcattatttatacattacatAATAATGTTTCAGATGTGCATTACTCAATTCTTTAGAAAAGCTATAGCCTCTGCTCTCACATAAATgctgatgactgtgtgtgtagattatatatatatatatatatatatatatatatatatatatatatatatatatatatatatatatatatatatatatatatgtatgtatgtgtaacaACAACTTTTCATCTGCTATACAAACCTTCTCCTCCATAAATATCATGAATGAATctacagcaagctgtgatgtTTTGTGAAACATTGCACTCTAGAATATGTTGAACATATGTTGTGTTCGGCTCAAATTATCACACGTACACGCAGTCAGAATGAACTCAGGTTAGGCCAACGGCTGATTTCTCTATTCCAGAACAATTTTAATGAACCTCTCCAACGTGTTTGCAAATTGCCGTCACCTCTTAATTGTCCCATATGCAAAGAAATACACCCTCATAAATTTGAACTGACAAGAAATGATAAACCCATAGTACTTTTTCACAATTCAGTAGCTGCCTTTATGCACATTACAAGCTTGATATTCATATAccaaaagaaaagggaaaataaacaaacaaaaaaattctgaaCTCGCCTACATATTGAGAACAAATAGAACAAATACTAAGCATAGACTTGTGTGCAAACACATGCTGCGCCAAAGTGCACACTTAaatgcctgcacagacaaatgtgtgtactggtgtgtgtgaaggggtgGGGTTGTACGGCTTGATTGTCAGTAATGCTGGTATCCTCAGGCGCTGTGTGCCAGGCTGCCAGTCTGTGCCGTTACACCTTGCTGCCTTTTAAGATTGCCCTgcggagacagtgagagagtggagagagcgGCAATTTCTACACGCCACAGTCTGCCGGCCCCGGAGAGCCGTGAGTCAGGGAGCACTGCCAACTCTATACCCAAGAGAGTGTGGAGGGGGTAGGGGCATGAAGCACAGGCACAGCCCGTGAGCAGGCAGCACAGAGCGGGCACACCATGTAGAGGCCAAAGAAGAATTTCTGGAGCTCCTTCCACCAATATCTTATTATGATAAATTTTAACTGTGCAGTGCCATATATAGAGTTAAACTAAAAGAGAGGCAGAGGTCTATTTCAGATGATGCATGAAGATAAGCACATGCATATGTGCGTGCcctattttctttatttttcattttcatctacAAAAGGCGGTGGATGGCAGAATGTAAATGAGATGGTTATTACACCAACGTTCATCAAGCTGAGCTGGAGAGACTTGAATAGCTTGATGAATATGCATGCAAATTTGTTAATTAAGTTAATTATTCTGCTGAAAATTCATTTGTCTTCCAAGGACTTTCTTGCAATGATTTTAACATGTTTCCATCGTTAGTCATACTCCATGCTATTTAAAATCACTCTGGTCCACTTCCTAAAAGTTTGTCGACAAGTAAAATGTAGTTTCGAGTGAGAAAATAcaagaagagaaaggaaaaagaagaaaaaaaatgtttttgttgtgtagCATTTTAGACcacatataaaaatgaaattaggGAAAATATGACTCCTGTTATAAAGAAAGCTATTCAGATACATTGTAGAGACATCAGCAGTTATAGAATAAATTAAGCCCACTATTGAACAAAAAACTACTTTCAGGTTAACTGAGAATCTTTGGTATCCATGTCAATGCCAGTGTACtaaatatgcaaagaaaatatGCCTTTTGCTAATCTGTTACCCATGTTAGTAATGTTGTAAtccatttaataaataaaattaaaaaaggggTAGCAGGTAGTCATATCATTCACATATTTGAATACAATATTTAATGCAGAATATTTGTATAAAGAATGTGTATGCaatatgttgtgtgtacaacttatataaataattaaagcaaatagacataaaaacataaataataaggAAAACAGTCCCTTTGCATATATCACACTTATTCCTGATGTACTCTTAAATAACAAATACTCATCCCAAATATTGTTGGGGGAAAAATAGACTAGTTTAGAGCAAGACATGCCATTATGCAAGAATGTTTTCTTGATGATGAAATtgttataaattttaaaaaagttttaaaaatcagATATTTGACCCACATGACATTTTGAATATTTTGGATGTGGTATATGGTGATATGCCAGTGTGTTCAAAGAACAGTATTTGCTTAGCCAAGTGCCATATTTTACCATATATGTAATCATCCTTGTCTGACAGTGATTTTTATTTGCTTGGTAAGAAAACCTC
The nucleotide sequence above comes from Hemibagrus wyckioides isolate EC202008001 linkage group LG01, SWU_Hwy_1.0, whole genome shotgun sequence. Encoded proteins:
- the neurod6a gene encoding neurogenic differentiation factor 6-A, with amino-acid sequence MLTLPFEEPVMMDTQFVANFPRDCVGEAKVKHDPFKKEEPLSHTDLKVMDDDESEKDEDERDEGPDEHDAPRRRGPRKKKLTKQRFDRVKMRRLEANARERNRMHGLNNALDSLRKVVPCYSKTQKLSKIETLRLAKNYIWALSEILSTGKRPDLLSFVQTLCKGLSQPTTNLVAGCLQLNARSFIADHGAEASFSARSPYDAVYPAYHDDLATTGHGGSGGSGAADGVKPFRPYGYCGAYESFYESASPECASPQFDGPLSPPLNFNGIFSLKHEEPGDYGKSCHYGMRYCAVPGRSSLSQSAVARASSDLHFPYDLHLRGQFYPAQDELNATFHN